The DNA segment GCAGAGGCATTACATATTCAGGCACATTCCAGTGTGGGGGCAGGGGATGCCATGGTCGCAGCCATCGCTTACGCCCTGGAACAGAACTATGATATGGAACAGCTCATTGCACTTGCGGTAGCCTGCAGTGCGGGAGCTGTTACGACAAAAGGCACGCAGCCTGCAGATCAGGCAGTGGTTGATACATTGATGAAGCAGGTTATAATTCAGAAACTGGAGGAAATTTGATATGAAAACAAAAGCAGTACGTCTGTATGGCGTTGATGATATTCGCTTAGAGGAGTTTGAGCTACCGCAGATCAGGGATGATGAAATTCTTGTCAAGGTTGTCAGTGACAGCATCTGTATGTCAACCTGGAAAACGGTAAAACAGGGGGCAAAGCACAAACGTGTTCCCGATGATGTATACGATCATCCGATTATCATCGGACATGAATTTGCAGGAGATATCGTGCAGGTAGGGAAGAAATGGCAGGATCAGTTTCAGCCCGGACAGAAATTTGCACAGCAGCCTGCAATTCCGGGACAGATGGAAAGTCCTGGCTATTCCTATCAGTGGTGCGGCGGGGATACACAGTATTGTATCTTTCCAAATGATATCATTGAAGCCGGCTGTCTTTGGACCTTTGAAGGTGACGGCTATTTCGCAAGCAGTGTCGCAGAGCCTGTAAGCTGTGTAATCGGCGGCTATCATACAAACTATCACACAGTTCCTGGTACCTATGAGCATGTGATGGGGACGAAAACAGGGGGAAATATCATCATCCTGGGAGGCTGCGGCCCGATGGGGCTGGGCGCAATCAGCTATGGTCTTACCTTTGAGAACAAGCCAAAGCGAATCGTGGTAACGGAAATCAATGATGAGCGTATCAATCGCGCAAGGGAGGTTATCAGCGAGGAGGAAGCGGCTGCACACGGTGTTGAACTGATTTATGTAAATACTGCTACCATGCAGGATCAGGTTAAGGAGCTGCTGGAGCTGACAGATGGAAAGGGATACGATGATGTATTCGTATATATTCCAAACCGCGGAGTA comes from the Erysipelotrichaceae bacterium 66202529 genome and includes:
- a CDS encoding alcohol dehydrogenase catalytic domain-containing protein; amino-acid sequence: MKTKAVRLYGVDDIRLEEFELPQIRDDEILVKVVSDSICMSTWKTVKQGAKHKRVPDDVYDHPIIIGHEFAGDIVQVGKKWQDQFQPGQKFAQQPAIPGQMESPGYSYQWCGGDTQYCIFPNDIIEAGCLWTFEGDGYFASSVAEPVSCVIGGYHTNYHTVPGTYEHVMGTKTGGNIIILGGCGPMGLGAISYGLTFENKPKRIVVTEINDERINRAREVISEEEAAAHGVELIYVNTATMQDQVKELLELTDGKGYDDVFVYIPNRGVCEMGNSIMAYDGCMNLFAGPTDMKFSSMINLYDCHYSRSKIIGSTGGTIDDMKEAIEKEAKGLIKSAVMITHVGGLDSVVETTKNLPEVPGGKKLVYTHINMPMTAIDDFGKLGESDPFFKELDAVCKKNKGLWSAEAENMLLKHFQ